In a single window of the Deltaproteobacteria bacterium genome:
- a CDS encoding M15 family metallopeptidase: MEDNKQTSPDEIIVDSRLSFQAALAGTAAPPVITKELCLLEVRYWSFDGRLHQGQLVVNQRLQEELADIFAIIRAARFPVAKVIPVVYYGWSDEASMADNNTSAFNYRLIAGATRLSRHATGQAIDINPRQNPVIYADGVSLPPGAVYAPQAPGTLSPDSAIMQALLSRGWQWGGDFQGLKDYHHLEKLL; the protein is encoded by the coding sequence ATGGAAGATAATAAGCAAACCAGCCCGGACGAAATTATTGTGGACAGCCGGCTCAGTTTCCAGGCCGCCCTTGCCGGTACGGCGGCGCCGCCGGTCATCACTAAGGAATTATGCCTGCTTGAGGTCCGCTATTGGTCCTTCGACGGGAGATTGCACCAGGGGCAATTAGTAGTTAACCAGCGCCTGCAGGAAGAGCTGGCAGATATTTTTGCCATCATCAGGGCGGCGCGCTTCCCCGTGGCCAAGGTTATTCCTGTAGTGTATTACGGCTGGTCCGATGAGGCCTCCATGGCGGATAATAATACTTCGGCCTTCAATTACCGCCTGATAGCCGGCGCCACCAGGCTATCGCGCCATGCCACCGGGCAGGCCATAGACATCAATCCCCGCCAGAATCCCGTCATCTATGCCGATGGCGTCTCACTACCCCCGGGCGCCGTGTATGCCCCGCAGGCTCCAGGCACGCTCAGCCCGGATAGCGCCATCATGCAAGCATTGCTGTCGCGAGGCTGGCAGTGGGGCGGAGATTTTCAGGGCTTGAAGGATTATCATCACCTGGAGAAACTCCTTTAA
- a CDS encoding DUF1460 domain-containing protein produces the protein MASIDAIGWQRAKREGMILLSVSEDHEIFHALIQAVQKPGRFPDDLGALLLAVGTFFLDTPFAPRTLEQEEGEKLVVNLRQLDCFTLVENTVVLARLIRTGQTNWPAFKAALQAIRYRQGCLDGYAARLHYFSDWLYDNQSGGFLQDITPALGGIPWHKEFNFMTVHRDQYPALASPATYRRLQQIEKICSARSYHHIPKTSVPACSHKIKNGDLIAITTSIAGLDVVHVGLAVHLRRGLHLLHASQRAGKVIISVETIYRYLRHRKSRLGIMVARVL, from the coding sequence ATGGCAAGTATTGATGCTATCGGTTGGCAACGTGCCAAACGGGAGGGAATGATTTTGCTCTCGGTTTCTGAAGATCATGAGATTTTTCACGCCCTGATCCAGGCGGTCCAAAAGCCCGGCAGGTTTCCTGATGACCTGGGAGCACTGCTGCTGGCCGTGGGGACCTTTTTCCTGGACACACCCTTTGCTCCCCGCACTCTGGAGCAGGAGGAAGGGGAAAAGTTGGTTGTCAACCTCCGGCAATTAGACTGCTTTACTTTGGTGGAAAATACGGTCGTGCTGGCCAGGCTGATCAGGACGGGCCAGACCAACTGGCCGGCATTCAAGGCGGCGCTGCAGGCCATCCGGTACCGTCAAGGCTGCCTGGATGGCTACGCCGCCCGGCTGCATTATTTTTCCGACTGGCTTTATGATAACCAGTCCGGGGGCTTCCTGCAGGACATCACCCCGGCCCTCGGCGGGATCCCCTGGCACAAGGAATTCAACTTTATGACGGTCCATCGGGACCAGTACCCGGCGCTGGCTTCCCCCGCCACTTATCGCCGCCTGCAGCAAATAGAAAAAATCTGCTCGGCGCGCTCTTACCACCATATCCCCAAAACATCCGTGCCGGCGTGCAGCCACAAGATCAAAAACGGCGATCTGATTGCCATTACCACCTCGATTGCGGGACTCGATGTGGTCCATGTGGGCCTGGCCGTCCATCTGCGGCGGGGGCTCCATCTTCTCCATGCCTCGCAGCGGGCCGGCAAGGTTATTATCTCCGTAGAAACCATCTACCGCTATCTCCGGCACAGGAAGTCCCGCCTGGGCATCATGGTGGCACGGGTCTTGTGA
- a CDS encoding DUF4922 domain-containing protein, with translation MKFNERRIYATFDGRSRTPLPALAEALLNRQQRDWPQLAAGYAALDMRRERWLTAGDLSVLLQCNPQRVVSTSANTDPAAIKRRPCFLCLANLPAGQQAILYHRHFFVLCNPFPIVSRHYTIAHREHLPQALHGVIPKLLQLARDFHPDYALLYNGPQSGASAPDHRHFQALPKASIPALNEVGQHITKVCEKNGVALYKQIDGARTAWQVEGENAKDIAVLMRLLLRAMRRLQAPLGDTLQKKVSPLHAEPMLNLFCLYAAGRWRVMIFPRRQHRPSAYYKSGEEQILVSPGAVDMGGVLVLPREVDYNRLDAALLMNIFQEISLGEAIMDEIVAAL, from the coding sequence GTGAAATTCAACGAACGCCGTATCTACGCCACCTTTGATGGTCGAAGCAGGACGCCCCTGCCGGCGCTTGCCGAGGCCCTGCTGAACCGGCAGCAAAGGGACTGGCCGCAGCTTGCCGCCGGCTATGCCGCGTTGGATATGCGGCGGGAGCGGTGGCTGACGGCTGGCGACCTGTCCGTTCTGCTGCAGTGCAATCCCCAGCGCGTCGTGAGCACCAGCGCCAATACTGATCCTGCCGCCATCAAGAGGCGGCCCTGTTTTTTGTGCCTTGCCAACCTGCCCGCCGGTCAGCAGGCCATCTTGTATCACCGCCACTTCTTCGTGTTGTGCAACCCCTTCCCGATTGTGTCGCGGCACTACACCATTGCCCATCGTGAGCACTTGCCGCAAGCGCTGCACGGGGTAATCCCGAAGCTCCTGCAGTTGGCCAGGGATTTTCATCCCGATTACGCCCTGCTGTACAACGGCCCACAGAGCGGCGCCTCTGCGCCCGATCACCGGCATTTTCAGGCCCTGCCCAAGGCGTCCATCCCGGCGCTGAACGAGGTGGGGCAGCATATTACCAAAGTGTGCGAAAAAAATGGGGTAGCGCTTTACAAGCAGATAGACGGCGCCCGCACCGCCTGGCAGGTGGAAGGAGAAAATGCCAAAGATATAGCGGTCTTGATGCGATTACTGCTCCGGGCCATGCGGCGCCTGCAAGCCCCGCTTGGGGACACCTTGCAAAAAAAGGTGTCCCCACTCCATGCAGAGCCAATGCTAAATCTGTTTTGCCTATATGCAGCAGGGCGCTGGCGGGTCATGATCTTTCCCCGTCGGCAGCATCGCCCCTCAGCCTATTACAAATCGGGAGAGGAGCAGATCCTGGTGAGCCCCGGCGCGGTGGATATGGGCGGTGTTTTGGTTCTGCCCCGGGAAGTGGATTACAACCGTCTTGATGCCGCCTTACTCATGAATATTTTTCAGGAAATATCCCTCGGAGAGGCGATCATGGATGAGATAGTGGCCGCGCTTTAA
- a CDS encoding glycosyltransferase family A protein has protein sequence MSQITIVLSFTGQEDFPGLLEAFLYLPMVSRIIVVAPENPGVLPEQCEWLEEDAPTAGSALNRLLAIVYTPYLLFVQPLAAITLGPHCLERFVEVAATTGAGMVYSDFEEMVGGERRPHSVNDYQLGSIREEFDFGPHTLWTVAAARDSVNKWGSLADAPGVGWYDLRLKVSLDYPLFHIREALYAVTVGAATAGHFAYVDPRNYLLQKELEGVATEHLKRLGAFLEPVFCDLPPAQESFPVEASVVIPVRNREHTIAEAVQSALAQETDFPFNVLVVDNHSTDGTTAVLAAMAKQHAALRHIVPSRRDLSIGGCWNEAVFASDCGRYAVQLDSDDLYASPHTLAKIVDFLRSGPYAVVIGAYTLVNARLEAIPPGLIAHREWTDDNGRNNALRISGLGAPRAFNTSVLRHFRFLNVGYGEDYAIALRLSRQYQIGRIYENLYWCRRWEGNSDAALAIEQKNRYDAFKDQVRTLEIMGRQELNGQAKR, from the coding sequence ATGTCACAAATAACCATCGTTCTGAGTTTTACCGGGCAGGAAGATTTCCCTGGCCTGCTTGAGGCCTTTCTTTACCTGCCTATGGTTAGCAGGATCATCGTCGTTGCTCCGGAAAATCCGGGGGTGCTGCCGGAACAGTGTGAATGGTTGGAGGAGGATGCACCTACGGCGGGCTCTGCCCTGAACCGCCTGCTGGCGATTGTTTATACGCCCTATCTGCTGTTTGTGCAGCCCCTGGCGGCCATAACTCTGGGGCCGCATTGCCTGGAACGCTTTGTGGAAGTTGCTGCCACGACGGGGGCCGGCATGGTTTACAGTGACTTTGAGGAAATGGTTGGTGGGGAGCGTCGGCCGCACTCGGTCAATGACTATCAACTGGGCAGTATCAGGGAAGAATTTGACTTTGGTCCACATACGCTTTGGACGGTTGCTGCTGCCCGTGACAGCGTCAACAAATGGGGAAGCCTGGCCGATGCCCCGGGGGTTGGGTGGTACGATCTGCGGCTCAAGGTTTCCCTGGATTATCCCCTTTTTCATATCCGCGAAGCGCTCTATGCCGTGACGGTAGGCGCAGCAACAGCCGGGCATTTTGCCTATGTGGATCCCCGGAATTACTTGCTCCAAAAAGAGCTCGAAGGCGTTGCCACGGAGCATTTAAAACGTCTTGGGGCCTTTCTGGAACCCGTATTCTGTGATTTGCCACCCGCACAGGAGAGCTTCCCGGTCGAGGCCAGCGTCGTCATTCCGGTGCGTAATCGGGAACATACGATTGCCGAGGCGGTCCAGAGCGCCCTGGCGCAGGAGACGGATTTTCCCTTTAACGTGCTCGTTGTGGACAACCATTCCACCGATGGCACGACGGCCGTCCTGGCAGCGATGGCAAAACAGCACGCCGCCCTGCGCCATATTGTTCCGTCGCGCCGGGATCTCAGTATCGGCGGCTGCTGGAATGAAGCGGTATTTGCATCGGACTGCGGTCGCTATGCCGTGCAGTTAGATTCCGACGACCTGTACGCCTCTCCCCATACGCTCGCAAAAATTGTGGATTTCCTGCGCAGCGGCCCTTACGCCGTGGTTATTGGCGCCTACACCTTGGTAAACGCCCGGCTCGAGGCAATACCGCCCGGGTTGATCGCCCACCGGGAATGGACGGATGACAACGGCCGCAACAACGCCTTGCGCATCAGCGGCCTCGGGGCGCCGCGCGCCTTCAATACGTCGGTGCTGCGTCATTTCCGCTTTCTGAATGTGGGTTATGGGGAAGATTATGCGATCGCCCTACGTCTTTCACGCCAGTACCAGATCGGCCGGATTTATGAGAACCTGTACTGGTGCCGACGGTGGGAAGGGAACTCCGATGCGGCCTTGGCGATAGAGCAGAAAAACCGGTATGACGCCTTCAAAGACCAGGTGCGCACGTTGGAGATTATGGGTCGGCAGGAACTGAATGGACAGGCTAAGCGTTGA
- a CDS encoding virulence protein RhuM/Fic/DOC family protein, which translates to MASRDKQIWEENRTIGGGRGNIVIYQPGEGGSGLEVRLEQESLWLSLNQIAAVFERDKSVISRHLGNIFREGELERGATVAFFATVQDEGGRNVERKVEYFNLDAILSVGYRVNSKRGTQFRIWATGVLREHLTRGLTINRQRLEENAREIEAALVLVRQAIASPQLTTDMGRGLVEVIARYTQTFLWLQRYDEGMLTEPKGEPGGILLTLTEARVAVARLREDLSSRQEAGGMFGQERGDALSAILGILQQSVFGQPAYPSFESKAAHLLYFIIKDHPFSDGNKRIGAMLFVDFLNRNGRLFLPSGEVIINDIGLAALALLTAESNPRDKDVMIRLTMNMLTRERPCHK; encoded by the coding sequence ATGGCAAGCCGTGACAAGCAAATTTGGGAAGAGAATCGGACCATTGGCGGTGGCAGGGGCAATATCGTCATCTACCAACCTGGCGAAGGGGGGAGCGGACTGGAAGTGCGTCTGGAGCAGGAGTCTCTTTGGCTGAGCCTCAACCAGATCGCCGCGGTGTTCGAGCGAGATAAGTCCGTTATTTCCCGGCACCTGGGCAATATATTCCGTGAAGGCGAACTTGAGCGCGGAGCAACTGTTGCATTTTTTGCAACAGTTCAGGACGAAGGTGGGCGTAACGTCGAACGTAAGGTCGAGTATTTCAATCTCGACGCCATCCTTTCCGTCGGTTACCGTGTCAACTCCAAGCGTGGCACACAGTTCCGTATCTGGGCGACCGGAGTTTTACGCGAGCACCTGACGCGGGGGCTTACGATTAACCGTCAGCGGCTGGAAGAAAACGCACGGGAGATCGAGGCGGCGCTGGTACTGGTGCGGCAGGCCATTGCCAGCCCGCAGCTTACCACCGACATGGGCCGGGGGCTTGTCGAGGTGATTGCCCGTTACACCCAAACCTTTCTCTGGCTCCAGCGCTATGATGAAGGAATGCTCACGGAACCGAAGGGCGAGCCGGGCGGGATTCTGCTCACCCTCACTGAAGCCCGCGTAGCCGTCGCCCGGTTGCGAGAAGACCTGAGCTCTCGTCAGGAAGCAGGAGGCATGTTCGGGCAGGAGCGGGGTGATGCTCTATCGGCTATTCTGGGCATCCTGCAACAGAGCGTTTTCGGTCAGCCGGCCTATCCCAGCTTCGAGTCCAAGGCCGCCCATCTGCTGTATTTCATCATCAAGGATCATCCCTTCTCGGATGGCAATAAGCGCATCGGGGCCATGCTGTTTGTTGATTTCCTGAATCGTAACGGTCGGTTATTCCTGCCCTCCGGAGAAGTCATCATTAACGACATCGGCCTGGCGGCCCTGGCGCTCCTGACGGCGGAATCCAATCCTCGGGACAAGGACGTAATGATCCGGCTGACAATGAATATGCTGACGAGGGAGCGTCCATGTCACAAATAA